From Virgibacillus ihumii, the proteins below share one genomic window:
- a CDS encoding Leu/Phe/Val dehydrogenase has protein sequence MKQLEKTMTIEHDLFQKIAGHEQVIFCNDPATGLQAIIAIHNTTLGPALGGTRMLPYGSVEDALDDVLRLSEGMTYKCAAADLDFGGGKAVIIGDPAKDKSPAMFRAFGQYVESLNGRFYTGTDMGTTMDDFVHAMKETNFINGVPEAFGGSGDSSIPTAQGVMYGLKATNFFLDGTSELAGKTYAIQGLGKVGFKVAEQLLQAGADIYVTDINSNLLLKMERRAAELKGMLKIVGHDAIYSVDADVFVPCALGGILNDSAVDQLQVNAVVGSANNQLHRAEHAEKLRNKGILYAPDYIVNSGGLIQVADELYGPNKARVLVKTKAIYHSLLEVYETADNAYMTTVEAADRKCKKRLKVQRHRSNFFTRGISPKWNIRH, from the coding sequence GTGAAGCAGCTTGAAAAAACAATGACAATTGAACATGATTTGTTTCAAAAAATAGCCGGGCATGAACAGGTGATTTTTTGCAATGACCCGGCAACGGGACTGCAGGCAATCATTGCGATACATAACACCACATTAGGTCCTGCCTTAGGCGGAACACGAATGCTGCCATACGGTTCAGTGGAAGATGCTTTGGATGATGTACTGAGGCTATCTGAAGGGATGACGTATAAATGTGCAGCTGCCGACCTTGATTTTGGCGGTGGTAAAGCCGTTATCATCGGTGATCCGGCTAAGGATAAATCACCTGCAATGTTCCGGGCATTTGGTCAGTATGTGGAGTCACTGAACGGGCGTTTTTACACTGGTACAGACATGGGAACAACGATGGATGATTTCGTACATGCGATGAAAGAAACCAATTTTATCAATGGTGTCCCGGAGGCTTTTGGAGGCAGCGGGGACTCATCCATCCCAACTGCCCAGGGCGTTATGTACGGACTGAAAGCGACGAATTTTTTTCTTGATGGAACCAGCGAACTGGCTGGTAAAACGTATGCAATTCAGGGCCTCGGTAAAGTTGGTTTTAAAGTTGCCGAACAGCTGCTCCAGGCAGGCGCGGATATTTATGTTACGGATATAAACAGTAACTTACTGCTGAAAATGGAAAGAAGGGCTGCTGAACTGAAGGGAATGCTAAAAATAGTCGGACACGATGCAATTTATAGTGTGGATGCCGATGTTTTCGTACCGTGTGCCCTTGGTGGAATTCTAAATGACAGCGCGGTTGATCAGCTTCAGGTAAATGCTGTTGTCGGATCAGCGAATAATCAATTGCACAGGGCTGAACACGCTGAAAAATTAAGGAATAAAGGAATTTTATATGCACCTGACTATATCGTGAATTCAGGCGGACTTATTCAAGTGGCCGATGAACTGTATGGCCCGAACAAAGCACGGGTTCTAGTTAAGACGAAAGCAATTTATCATTCTTTACTCGAGGTATATGAGACAGCAGATAATGCATATATGACAACTGTGGAGGCTGCTGACCGTAAATGTAAAAAACGACTGAAAGTGCAGCGTCACCGCAGTAATTTTTTTACACGTGGGATAAGTCCGAAATGGAACATACGTCATTAG
- a CDS encoding dihydrolipoamide acetyltransferase family protein — protein MADVKFHDIGEGMNEGEITTYFVKIGDEVAVDQPLVELQTDKMVAEIPSPAAGKITAIHFKKGEVVTVGTALIEIDDGTGKVSDETPSAPKKKKAAQQKRTKPDQNKDKLVSSSYNRILAAPYTRKVARDHDIDIEEIKGTGPGGRVTEEDVHNAIEGGTESVSRTVKEPETDTIPYTGIRKQIGDNLTKSITTIPHVTHFDEVDLTDLLEFRRQLKQEGESVSVVAFFLKAVTIALKEHRIFNAHLDEENNVIRLSKSCHIGLATNTDKGLLVPVLRDVDQKNIRQINMEMKELTQQALDGKLNAGDMKDGTFTISNVGPIGGTGATPIINQQQTAIMALHKTKKTPVVLENDEIAVRQMMNMSLSFDHRVADGVASVEFTNRFIELLEKPNKMLLELV, from the coding sequence GTGGCTGATGTTAAGTTTCATGATATTGGTGAAGGAATGAATGAGGGTGAAATCACAACCTATTTTGTGAAAATCGGTGATGAAGTTGCGGTTGATCAACCGCTCGTTGAATTGCAGACCGATAAAATGGTCGCGGAAATCCCTTCACCAGCCGCAGGAAAAATTACAGCCATTCATTTTAAGAAAGGAGAAGTAGTGACGGTCGGGACGGCGTTGATCGAAATTGATGATGGGACTGGTAAGGTGTCAGATGAAACTCCTTCTGCTCCGAAAAAAAAGAAAGCTGCGCAACAGAAAAGAACTAAACCTGATCAGAACAAGGATAAACTTGTGTCCAGCAGCTATAATCGGATTTTAGCGGCACCGTACACACGAAAAGTTGCCCGTGATCACGATATCGATATTGAAGAAATCAAGGGAACCGGCCCAGGGGGAAGAGTAACTGAGGAAGATGTTCATAACGCCATTGAGGGTGGGACTGAATCCGTTTCAAGGACGGTAAAGGAACCGGAAACAGATACAATTCCGTACACAGGTATACGGAAACAGATTGGTGATAATCTTACCAAATCAATCACAACTATTCCGCATGTCACGCATTTTGATGAAGTGGATTTAACGGATTTACTTGAATTCCGCCGGCAATTAAAGCAGGAAGGTGAATCGGTTTCCGTTGTTGCATTTTTTCTGAAGGCGGTAACGATTGCTTTAAAAGAACATCGGATTTTCAATGCGCATCTGGATGAGGAAAACAATGTTATCAGGCTTTCGAAAAGCTGTCATATCGGACTGGCAACAAACACAGATAAGGGGTTGCTAGTGCCGGTATTAAGGGATGTTGATCAAAAAAATATTCGTCAGATTAACATGGAAATGAAGGAACTGACGCAACAAGCTTTGGATGGGAAACTGAATGCAGGTGATATGAAGGATGGCACTTTCACAATCAGCAATGTTGGACCAATTGGGGGTACAGGGGCTACACCAATCATTAATCAACAGCAAACTGCAATTATGGCACTTCATAAAACAAAAAAGACACCGGTTGTGTTGGAAAATGATGAGATCGCGGTTCGACAAATGATGAACATGTCTCTTTCCTTTGATCACCGGGTGGCAGATGGCGTTGCTTCGGTTGAATTTACTAACCGTTTTATTGAATTACTTGAAAAACCGAATAAAATGTTATTGGAGCTGGTATAA
- the hpaB gene encoding 4-hydroxyphenylacetate 3-monooxygenase, oxygenase component, with amino-acid sequence MPAKTGEEYIQGLKKANNNVFIHGERVDDVTTHPAFKNVIQSMANLYDLQYEKPDKMLYTSPTSGDRVGMTFLQPKSVEDLIKRREAMQEWAMTSGGMMGRSPDYLNAEVMAMGMNNELFAEADPYFAENARNFYEYTRENDISLTHTLIHPQVNRAKMQHEQKDANVALHLVEKRDDGIIVDGIRLLATQGGITDEILVFPSTVKKAGEHDDPYSLAFAVPNNTPGLKFISREAFDYGKNDWDHPLGSRFEEGDAIVSFENVFVPWERVFVCGNSSVCNRTFRETNAVVHMSHQVVAKNVIKTEFLLGVVLNVMDAIGIDQFQHVKDKGTEIMLHLETIKSHLYRAEHNAKLDKSGTMTPDFDALNAARNWYPRIYPRMTEIVRILGASGLMGIPTKADFRHEEIGPIIHRGLQGKNLEGEERVHLFRLAWDMTLSAFGSRQTHYEYYFFGDPIKMGMAYFDGYEKDSYKKYVQDFLTKSRGVNV; translated from the coding sequence ATGCCGGCAAAAACGGGCGAGGAATATATTCAGGGGTTAAAGAAAGCAAACAATAACGTGTTCATTCATGGAGAGCGTGTGGATGATGTCACCACACATCCGGCATTCAAAAATGTGATCCAATCAATGGCAAACTTGTATGACCTGCAATACGAAAAACCGGACAAAATGCTGTATACATCACCAACAAGTGGTGACCGGGTAGGAATGACTTTCCTGCAGCCTAAATCCGTGGAAGATCTGATTAAAAGACGAGAGGCAATGCAGGAATGGGCGATGACGAGCGGAGGCATGATGGGACGTTCGCCGGATTATTTAAATGCTGAAGTGATGGCAATGGGAATGAATAATGAATTGTTTGCTGAAGCGGATCCATATTTTGCGGAAAATGCCCGAAATTTTTATGAGTACACCCGGGAAAATGATATCAGTCTGACACATACGCTGATCCATCCTCAGGTAAACCGGGCCAAAATGCAACACGAACAAAAGGATGCCAATGTCGCGCTGCATCTGGTTGAAAAGCGTGATGACGGGATTATCGTTGATGGAATTCGTCTTTTGGCGACCCAGGGAGGCATTACCGATGAAATTCTTGTGTTCCCGTCAACCGTAAAAAAAGCAGGAGAACATGATGATCCATATTCATTAGCATTTGCCGTACCAAACAATACACCTGGCTTGAAATTTATCAGCCGTGAAGCGTTTGACTACGGAAAAAATGACTGGGATCATCCATTAGGCTCCAGATTTGAAGAAGGAGATGCAATCGTTTCATTTGAAAATGTGTTTGTACCGTGGGAGCGCGTGTTTGTCTGCGGCAATTCATCTGTCTGTAACCGTACATTCCGTGAAACAAATGCTGTTGTTCATATGTCCCATCAGGTTGTTGCCAAAAATGTGATCAAGACCGAGTTTTTGCTTGGTGTTGTGTTGAATGTGATGGATGCGATTGGCATTGACCAGTTCCAGCATGTAAAAGATAAAGGGACCGAAATCATGCTGCATCTTGAGACGATTAAATCGCATCTGTACCGGGCGGAACACAACGCAAAACTTGATAAATCAGGAACGATGACACCGGATTTTGATGCCTTGAATGCTGCCCGTAACTGGTATCCGAGGATTTATCCAAGGATGACAGAAATTGTCAGGATTCTTGGTGCATCGGGATTGATGGGGATTCCAACTAAAGCAGATTTTCGTCACGAAGAGATTGGGCCGATTATCCATCGTGGATTACAGGGCAAAAACCTGGAGGGAGAAGAGAGAGTGCATTTATTCCGGCTCGCATGGGATATGACGCTGAGTGCATTCGGCTCCCGGCAGACTCATTATGAATACTATTTCTTTGGGGACCCGATCAAAATGGGAATGGCGTATTTTGACGGGTACGAAAAAGATTCCTATAAAAAATATGTCCAGGATTTCTTGACGAAGAGCCGCGGTGTGAATGTGTAA
- a CDS encoding flavin reductase family protein: MDDRTFRTAMGKFATGVTVITTEVNDEPYGMTANAFMSVSVDPKLVLISIDEKARMNNYVRKAGKFAVSILNEDQQDMSAYFAGQMKEHRSVSFDQFNSMPAIPGALVHLTCNVHDSVMAGDHTLYIGEVTDICITDGEPLTFFSGKYKQINGPVGVKGV; this comes from the coding sequence ATGGATGATCGTACATTCAGAACTGCAATGGGAAAGTTTGCGACAGGGGTTACCGTGATTACCACGGAAGTGAATGATGAGCCATACGGAATGACGGCAAATGCTTTTATGTCGGTATCTGTTGATCCAAAACTGGTTCTCATATCAATCGATGAAAAGGCACGTATGAACAATTATGTTCGAAAGGCCGGAAAATTCGCTGTCAGTATACTGAATGAAGATCAGCAGGATATGTCTGCATACTTTGCCGGACAGATGAAAGAGCATCGGTCGGTTTCCTTTGATCAGTTCAATAGTATGCCGGCGATACCGGGAGCGCTGGTCCACCTCACCTGTAATGTGCATGATTCGGTTATGGCCGGTGATCATACATTGTACATTGGCGAAGTAACCGATATCTGTATTACCGATGGTGAACCATTAACGTTTTTTTCCGGAAAATATAAGCAGATAAACGGCCCAGTGGGAGTAAAGGGAGTATAG
- the hpaD gene encoding 3,4-dihydroxyphenylacetate 2,3-dioxygenase yields the protein MNANIIRCARAILHVTDLDASRHFYVDVLGFIETEADDNHIYLRGLEEHTHHSLVLKKADEPCVEALGYKVNSNDDLKALSEMFVQKGFTTKWLNKGEQHAIGDALRVQDVNGMPLEFFAEIDPAERMLQRYDMYKGARMQRIDHVNYMVSDVEKGFDFYQNELGFACSEYTETESGNIWAAWLHRKQTVHDLALMNGKGPRLHHIGFWLPDPLAIIHACDVLAASGYGDKIERGPGRHGLSNAFFLYLRDPDGHRIELYNGDYLTSDPDFKPIRWDINDPMRQTFWGHEAPDCWFNEASPVLDVLTGEKVEQRSAKLKQHKPTFVI from the coding sequence ATGAATGCAAATATTATCCGGTGTGCACGGGCCATTCTGCATGTGACCGATCTTGACGCATCACGGCATTTTTACGTGGACGTTCTTGGCTTCATTGAAACAGAAGCAGATGATAATCATATATATTTACGTGGACTTGAGGAGCATACACATCACAGCCTTGTCCTGAAAAAAGCTGATGAGCCGTGTGTGGAAGCGCTGGGATACAAAGTTAACTCAAACGATGATTTGAAAGCGCTGTCAGAAATGTTTGTGCAAAAGGGGTTCACAACAAAATGGCTGAATAAAGGTGAGCAGCATGCGATTGGCGATGCGCTTCGAGTGCAGGATGTCAATGGAATGCCGCTTGAGTTTTTTGCCGAAATCGATCCTGCAGAACGGATGCTGCAGCGATATGATATGTACAAAGGAGCCCGGATGCAGCGGATCGATCACGTTAATTACATGGTTTCGGATGTGGAGAAAGGATTTGACTTTTATCAAAATGAACTAGGATTTGCCTGCTCTGAATATACCGAAACAGAAAGCGGCAATATCTGGGCGGCGTGGCTGCACCGCAAGCAAACCGTTCATGATCTGGCGCTTATGAATGGAAAGGGTCCGAGACTCCATCATATTGGGTTCTGGCTCCCTGATCCGCTAGCGATTATTCATGCGTGTGACGTGCTTGCTGCAAGCGGGTATGGTGATAAAATCGAACGCGGCCCGGGGCGGCATGGGTTATCAAATGCATTTTTCCTGTATTTACGAGACCCGGATGGCCACCGGATTGAATTGTACAATGGGGACTACTTAACGAGTGACCCTGATTTCAAGCCGATTCGATGGGATATCAATGACCCAATGCGACAGACGTTTTGGGGACATGAAGCACCGGACTGCTGGTTCAATGAAGCTTCTCCGGTATTGGACGTATTGACTGGTGAAAAAGTCGAACAAAGATCCGCTAAATTGAAGCAGCACAAGCCGACATTTGTGATCTAA
- a CDS encoding dihydrolipoyl dehydrogenase family protein: protein MVVGEFAEQRDLVIVGGGPGGYQAAIRAAQLGKSVTLIEKDKVGGVCLNQGCIPSKVFTHAAAKLASVPVMDEMGIETGEMKVNFARLQQYKTMVVDRLNNGVEALMKSNEIEVLTGNANFINDHKIGVENGHQFDLYEFTNAIIATGSHSDWSGPEHERVLLPESAYQLEEIPGSLVIYGNDYRALEAAFSFAQLGTKVKLFHDADFPFDDSINRELARMLKKAKIKVKHGYKLQSVHPDKEKVSINFSKDVEKVDEEASYLLVCTGQKPNLENLGVERTGMDITAEGFIQTDNKAQTSLPHVFAAGDVTGAGFTAVKAIKQGKVAVETIAGLKSEIDLTLMPSVVHTIPPIAAVGLTEKQAVEAGYETKVSSSSMNGNSYGAIANARGGLIKIVKENETDILLGVHMIGSGAIELIGTAVTALEMAAREEDLRFPSYPHPSNNEGLLEAVEGLSGLAIHTPKKR, encoded by the coding sequence ATGGTTGTCGGCGAATTCGCGGAACAACGTGACCTCGTCATTGTCGGAGGCGGCCCGGGTGGTTACCAGGCTGCTATTCGCGCCGCCCAGCTGGGGAAATCGGTCACGTTAATTGAAAAAGATAAAGTTGGCGGGGTATGTTTGAACCAGGGGTGTATTCCCTCCAAAGTTTTCACACATGCCGCTGCAAAACTGGCTTCGGTACCAGTTATGGACGAAATGGGAATTGAAACAGGTGAAATGAAAGTAAATTTTGCCAGATTGCAGCAATATAAAACAATGGTTGTTGACCGACTGAATAACGGTGTGGAAGCGCTGATGAAATCGAATGAAATCGAAGTATTAACCGGCAATGCAAACTTTATCAATGATCATAAAATCGGTGTGGAAAATGGCCATCAATTTGATCTGTATGAATTTACCAATGCGATCATTGCTACGGGGAGCCATTCTGATTGGTCAGGGCCGGAGCATGAACGTGTGCTGCTGCCGGAATCAGCATACCAGTTGGAAGAAATACCGGGTTCATTAGTTATTTACGGAAATGACTACCGGGCACTGGAAGCAGCATTCAGCTTTGCACAACTGGGCACAAAGGTAAAACTTTTCCATGACGCTGATTTTCCATTTGATGATTCCATTAATCGGGAACTGGCGCGAATGCTGAAGAAGGCTAAAATTAAAGTGAAGCATGGTTATAAACTGCAAAGTGTCCATCCAGACAAGGAGAAAGTTTCCATAAACTTTTCCAAAGATGTTGAAAAAGTGGATGAAGAAGCTTCGTATTTACTTGTTTGTACAGGACAAAAGCCTAACCTGGAAAATTTGGGGGTCGAACGAACTGGTATGGACATAACGGCAGAAGGGTTCATTCAAACGGATAATAAGGCACAAACTTCCCTTCCTCATGTGTTTGCTGCTGGTGATGTGACAGGTGCCGGGTTTACAGCCGTGAAAGCCATTAAACAGGGGAAGGTCGCTGTGGAAACCATTGCCGGATTGAAAAGTGAAATTGATTTAACGCTTATGCCATCTGTTGTACATACGATACCGCCAATCGCTGCGGTTGGTCTTACTGAGAAACAAGCTGTCGAAGCCGGATACGAAACGAAGGTAAGCAGTTCATCGATGAACGGAAACAGTTATGGGGCAATAGCGAATGCAAGAGGGGGTCTTATAAAGATCGTGAAAGAGAATGAGACAGATATATTGCTCGGTGTTCATATGATTGGCTCCGGTGCTATTGAATTGATAGGTACAGCTGTAACTGCATTGGAAATGGCGGCACGTGAAGAAGATTTGAGGTTTCCGTCGTATCCGCATCCAAGTAATAATGAAGGATTGCTGGAGGCAGTCGAAGGTTTGTCAGGACTGGCCATTCATACACCAAAGAAACGCTGA